The Oncorhynchus mykiss isolate Arlee chromosome 8, USDA_OmykA_1.1, whole genome shotgun sequence genome includes the window AGCCAAATTATGTTGAAAATATCTATTTTCTAGACATAAAATCACGTACATGTTCAGTTCTGAATTAAATTTTAAAAGGCGTCTATTCCGAATGttgaaaaaacattgtttttggaCATTTAAAATACTTTTCCTGAtgttaaaaatacttattttggGGGGATTAATTGTGTCTATGGCCTATTTTTAGCCTTAAATAAATTTCCTTTCGCTACTTTCACCTTAAAAAAACTTATGTCACATTCAAAAGTTTTATTTCCAATTCAAATAATATTGCAGAATGGAATTACAAACAAGATTGCAGTAGAACTTTTTGAAATATTTGTGACTTGCTTGCCTTTTTCAAATAGCATCAACTGGCAGTGGTCATTTTctgacacaaaaaaacacaacaattTAACTACAACCACATTCTCAGTAACAGTTACAGAATCATTTTTGAAAATGAGTGTGGGCACTTGGGTGACTGGTTAGGCCAGGAGGAGAAAATTGGTGAACAGGTGAACCACGGTAAGATGTTTTGGCAGAAGGAAGGACACTGAGAGTTGGCTATTCCTTAGCCTCACCCTTGGTGAGTAAATTTATTCAGCATGTGCTGGAATGAAAATCCGAGAACAAACAATCAATAAAATGTCATAATGCATAAATCAAATGATCATGGACCGTCTCTTTACATTTCAATGCCACATTAAGATATTGACTCAGATACAGACCAAGCCCCTCTCAGATAATACCTCCCATCCTTTCTAAGTGTTATCGTCGTACTGTTGTCTATACTGATAGGGGTGTTGTCATTTGAGTTGGAGACAACATGTAACTTGGTAAAGAACTTGGGTTGATACATCTGAACATTAGGGGCTTACTTGCTAAAGTGAAATACATCAAGATCTTGGCTATGCAGACAAAACGGCACATTCTTCTATTGACTGAAACTTGGATCTCAGGGGACATTCTGGAATCATATCAATATTGAGGGTTATAATGTGTTCAGAGCTGACAGACAGGGTAGAAGTGGTGGAGTGTTCCATTCTTATTCAAAATGTTTTATCTGTCACTTTACTGAAATTAATTTCCCTTATCAATATGTTGGCTATATTATGTAACAGCAACACTtaggagtgacagacagacagacagacagacagacagacagacagacagacagacagacagacagacagacagacagacagacagacagacagacgagcacAAGAAAAAGCAAAGCCAGACAGTGACAGAGAAGAGCAAGGAGAAGGACAGACAAACAGACGATTCAGACTGCACAACAAGGAGGCAACAAAGGcccagttatagtggtgagttgtatctccagtggTGTTTTTACATGTTGTATTAGTCTTAAACATGAGAAGGTTGAAAAGAGGACTATGTTTCACCAGTCACTGGTAACATGTTATAAACGCATTACTATAGTTGTTAATGTTATGTGTCATTAGCATTACTTCATGTGTGTGTAAGTAACAGGGGGCCTTCAATTACTTTTTTGTGATGATAAATTAGAGCAGATGGTGCTAACAAACTATAGCCTTCTTGTATTCTGTTTCAATCCAAGCTGAATCTGTCTAGTGACGTGTGCTGTTGAGTTTTGGCCACATAATAATTCTGGGGGGGACTACACAGCTAATCCTCATAAAATCTCATAAGAAATTACTGATGTGGTGTTTTTGATGTAACAGTAACGTTATACTATGCTACTATGCTATTCTATTGGGTTATGTTATATAGAACACTAATTAATATTTATCTGAAATTCTAAGGCAGGGATTCAGCATTGATCTAACTTTACTAAAAGAGCACCATTGTGAGAAGTGGCTGAGTGTCTATAAGCTCCAGCACTACACCCCTACTCCCACGGCACCAAACCAACTAATTGAAGTGCATGTAGCCTACTCTTTTACCTCGCGGAAAATTTGGTCATGCAGAAACAAAAGACCACGTGTGGCTGTTTTATGAAAATCTTGGAATATTTTGCTAAGGAAACATTTCAGGTTGGTCTTTGGGAATGTAAAGCAGTTAGGAAGGGGAATACTTGGCTGAAATGCCAGGGCTGAACttgtcccagtccgcccctgaaTATAGCCTAATATGTAATTAgattggcttttataacacatagGTATAGCCATCTACATGACATTTATACAATGCTTTATATTAAACAGAAGTCATCATGTATTACAATAAAACACTAAAAGAATGCCCAAATGCTTAAAAATCCTAGTTAATATGTTAAATTAAAAATTGGGGGCTGTCTGTATATTTTCATTGTTTAATCAATGTTAAATCTATTTGCTTCGCTTCTAAATCTTAGTGTTTCTTCACCCAGTGAGTCAACTAGGGGTTTTGAActgtagtggagaggaagagttgtgtatctgccctctcattggttAGAATATTCAGAActgatctctcctcctcctcctcgtcttccatctttgaggacacgtagttccattgttagagcggtcaaTCGACATGTCCATATaatacagtggttcccaaactttttatggtcaaatgttgttttttgccatcattataagcctgccacacacacactatacgatacatttataaacataagaatgagtgtgagtttttgtcacaacccggctcgtgggaagtgacaaagagctcttataggaccaggacacaaataatataataataatacatcatttttctctttatttagccatcttacatataaaacttcATTTGCTCATGgaaaattgtgaaaaactcacCACAGATCAATGATAAGGGTGTGCTTGAATGGATGCaaataactctgcaatgttgggttgtattggagagagtctcaggcTTGAATCAtttcccacacacagtctgtgcctttATTTAGTTtttatgctagtgagggctgagaatccactctcacataggtaggtGGTTGCAAAGGGGATCAGTGTCTTGACAGCGCAATTTGCCAACGCAGGAtacgcgttgggccagtaaccgaaaggttgcaagttcaaacccccaagctgacgaggtacaaatctgtcgttctgcccctgaacaaggcagttaacccactgttcctaggccgtcattgaaaataagaatttgttcttaactgacttgcctagttaaataaaggtaaaaagatAGTGTTGCACTTGTTTCCTCCAGGATATTCatgttgttctgcgattgatttgctcttttcgcaccaaagtacattcatctctaggagacagaacacgtctccttcctgaacagtATGATGTAAATGGGTAATTGCACTGTAATAAGGACCTCTTAAATGAAGCATTAccgttgaatgcactgactgtaagtcgctctcgttaagagagtctgctaaatgcccaaaatgtaaatgtaagatAAACACTTGCAAAGAACACTGCGTATTATACTAATGAGCTCCACCCCCGaacaagaccaaatttggttgaccaaatctgaaccaatcataaaTGTCTGTGTTTAAAGAGTTAGTACAGTACATGGCAGTACAGTAGAGCATAGTTGAGTAGAGACCAAACTTGCCAAGGATGTTAAAAGGTGGTTGAAATTGGGTCAGTCCACCCTggacttgatttcaacatccacaGATGGCCTTGATTTTAGCATCCATAACGTCCGCAACGTCcacaaacatagacgtctatgtttgcgtcaaatcaaggctggtccggacaggaccaaatctgaaccaatcacagACGTCTATGTTTTTGGACGTTGTAGATATTGTGGACATTGAAATCAAGGCTGGTCCATACTGGATCAAAACTGGACGTCTGTGGATattgaaataaaagtaaaatggATGTCCGGCTTCATTTATAATTGCCGTTTCCTTGCTTTCAGATGAATGGACTTGTGGTTATCAATGCAGCTCTATTTGTCCTCACTGCAATCAGTGCTGCAGGTGGTTGTAagtgattattatattattttgttGCCCTGTGACTGTCTTCTACTATTATTTTTGAGACACTTTGCATAACTTTTTCCCTTTTTATCAGCGTGGTGTTACCATGATCCTAGCTGTGGTAAGTATTTGTTTTACCCACTGGTTACAGTGTTTTTATTCACAAATTGTACATGAAGCATTTGCTTTGAAATGATTGTGATGGTGGTGGATAACAGACTACAGAATTAATGTGTTAGCATATAATGTGACCCTTATAAACATACGATACATTGACACCATGGTATGATTGATTCCATGTTAAGATGACACCACTTGGTCCACCATTGCCTCAGAACATTGCAATGGATCGCGACAGTCTCCCATCAACATCGTCTCTGCATCAGCAGTGGGCGATGAAACCCTGACTGCCTTCACCTTCACCAAATACGGAGACAATTATACAATGAACAAGATCAAGAACACTGGCAAAACAGGTGAGGCGAATTGATGGATGCCTTGCCTCTCAATCCATAGACTGAAAGTCCCCACTTGAGGAAAATTCCTGGTTTGGTAGAAATAGTGCATtcgggaaaatattcagaccccttgactttttttcttacattacagccttattctaaaattgattaaatagttttttactcttatcaatctacacaatatcccataataaacagacattttttgcaaatgtattaaaaaaaaacaatacggaaatatcacatttacataagtattcagaccatttactcagtactttcttgacgcacctttggcagcgattacagcctcaagtcttcttgggtatgacgctacaagtttggcacacctgtatttgtgaagttcctcccattcttctctgcagttactctcaagctctgtcaggttggatgggggtgcgtcgctgcacagctattttcaggtatttccagagatgttagatcgggtcaagtctaggctctggctgtgccactcaaggacattcagagacttgtctactcctgccttgtcttgactgtgtgcttagggtcgttgtcctgttggaaggtgaaccatagCCCCCAGTCTAAGATCCTGATAACTCTCacaggttttcaccaaggatctctctgtactttgctccattaatctttcccacaatcctgactattctcccagtccctaccgcatcccaaagcatgatgcggccaccaccatgcttcaccatagggatgatgTCAGGTAGCCTCCAGttgtgacgcttagcattcaggcccaagagttcaatcttggtttcattagtcCAGAGAATCATATTTCTCATTGTCTgacagtctttaggtgccttttgggctgccatgtgccttttactgaggagtgacttccgtttggccactccaacataaaggcctgattggtggagtgcatcagagatggttgtccttctggaaggttctcccatttccataaaagaactctggagctctgtcagagtgaccatcggattcttggtcacctccctgacctaggCCCTTTTCCTCTGATTGCCCAGTTTTGCTGGGCACCCAGCtttaggaagaatcttggtggttccaaacttcttccttttaagaacgatggaggccactgtgttcttcgggaccttcaCTGCtatagacattttttggtacccttcctcagatctgtgcctcgacacaatcctgtcccggagCTCTATGACaatttccttcgacctcatggcttggtttgtcAACTGTGCACTGTCAACATGCAACCGTGCACTAtcaacatgcactgtcaactgtgggaccttatatagacaggtgtgtgcctttccacatcatgtccaatcaattgaaattaccacaggtgtacaccattcaatttttagaaacatctcaatgatgctcaatggaaacaggatgcaactgagctcaatttcgagtctcatatcaaagggtctgaatacgtatgtaaatagggtatttcagttttaaatttttaatacatttgcaaaattcaAAAAagcagttttcactttgtcattatgggtagtgtgtgtagcttgaggacatttttaaaaatgtattatcttttagaataaggctgtaactaacaaaatgtggaaaaggtctgaatctgaatactttccaaatgcactgtacctacCAAACATGGAATTTGTTCGAAATTGAACTAATTCCTCTCGTTTTGTTGGTGTTTTCTTTCTTTCAGTCAAAGTCAAGCTGACGAGTGGAGTCCAGGTTACAGGTGGGGCACTGTCTGAGGCCTATGACAGCCTGCACTTTCACCTCCACTGGGGGAATGGTACCTCAGTACCTGGGTCAGAGCACACAGTGGATGGAACCCGCTACCCCATGGAGGTATTTGGAAGGTTCAACACGACATTGCTGCGTTCTgattctctatctttctccagaAGTGTCCCCTCATTCACTCCCCACTCTTTCATGGATTGATGCAAGCATGGCTGGAGGGAGTTTCCACTATATTGCAAACTCTAGTCCATTCCTTTTAAATTCATGAAAGGAAGTGTATGAGTACAGTTATGGAGAAGGGTAGAGAATCTGAATGTAGCCCATGTCACATGGGGTGACACTTCTCATACTGatggtgccatttaagatgagggaggacgattaaCACAaattatgagcatggccttatttctattatagcatattggatgactgtcatttatTTTCCATTCACCAAGCTCAATGTAAcacaataggtttaggctactacatgatactctagcCTATGAATAAAGTGTTTACAACGTACAGTAGgtgcacaggttgagagaaaatgttgagatgtgacagacagtgacacattcaatactgccttgcacactcttgcctgcatatagctgatctagggtgtaatcctTAGTCCAtaagttgcaaacaagagtttctattggacaaatgcaggTATTTTTAGCCCTGTTTCAttctgtttgcttctgtttaagaagcatttttttcaacagaatcggcagtataaatacacccctgatcacacacaaacacagttcactttcaagCAGCCACATAAACAGCATGACTCATTTGCTCATTGTATTGTTCCTTCGCACATCTAAGTGCTCTCCTCCACTCACCTTTTCtattcgcttgtggacttcagtggacaacacatcagctgtctgtaaccaggcgaaaaaacctttccaagaaaaaccttcatatcataaccgctaaaccactacacacagcctacatcgttgtcaccatattagctaatgtcatagtcagcatagctactagaactaaagcattagtaaacctgctacaatcatgcaatcatctagtacagtgtacagtcagaaagcagtttagcagttacaataaattaataaaaacaaaagcttaccttgacttggaagagttccagtgttggatagccatagccagctagctaacattacatccctctctgtttgagtagaTTTAAcgagctagctgcatttgctagctaagtaagtgacaGTGAATgtgaacattttttttaaatagctagctagctcgctctcaaacccctctctttcttctccttcatttttgaagaaatacattttttcaaagctgttcaactattgtctttctctctctttgagtaaACTACTccccacatgttatgcactgcagcgTTAGCTAGATGTAGCGTATGCTTTCAGTACgagattaattatctgatccatttattgggtggacaacatgacAGAGCAagagctctgttaggttggaggaCATCATCAAggagttgtcataattactgtgtatgtCTATAGAGGGAGGTGAGAACCGGAGGAAGAGGAAAACTAGCTGTCCTTTGGCTGTCCTTTggctacaaccccccccccccccccccccccacgcaacTTGGTTTACTAGAAAACTGACTAATGGGTAAACGTTACCACTCTCAGATTTTCATAGATAGTGCAATAGTCTGACGGTTGACCTGAActtatgaggcatttataagttctaTTCCTCCTCCTACCTTTTTAAATGTATCATTACAACATTTTAATTTTCCAGTGGATTCAGATAACTTTTTAGATCAACTGTTATGCTTCACCTTTCAGTTGCACATAGTAAATGCAAAGTCTTCGCACAACGGTAACACGACCATGGCCTTTACAGACAGCACGGGACTCGCTGCTCTTGGCTTCTTCATAGAGGTGAGAGGATGCTTTAACCTTCCTAGAAATGGCATCCATTTTTCCATTTTAGATTGGGCATTTCCATGTTTTATTGCTGTTTTTTGTTATTAAAGTGATGTTTTTGCAACAGCCCGTACCAGGCAATGTGACTGGTTCACCAGCAGCCTGGAATACTCTGACATCCTACTTGGCCAACATCACActaaaaggtgagaggagagattTGACTGGTTCTGATTTGATCAAGAACTACTTCCTCAAAATAAAGTTAGGAAGAGGGATTTGTTTTTCTCTTTGAATTCAAAATGAGTGATTTTATTGTTCAATTTCAGTAGCATATGATTTTATTTACGTTTTTTCGTTCTCTCTTCCTCAAGATGATATTGTGAACATTACTCATGCTATTTCATTGGATGAGCTCCTGGAAGGGGTGGACCGTACCAAATACTACCGTTACCTTGGCTCCCTGACCACTCCAAATTGCAACGAGGCTGTGGTTTGGACCGTGTTCAAGGACCCTATCAAAGTCAGCCAGGACTTGGTGAGTTTGTGAAACAATTTCACAATAAACTGAATAACATTTATACATCCTAGAattgttttaaaatatatatatatatatatatatatatatatgtggtgcctttggaaagtattcagaccccttgactttttccacattttgttaagttacaggcTTACATTTTGAAATGGTTTtttcctctcatcaatctacacaatacgaAAATATCTATTTTTAAATAATTagaaaaacggaaatatcacatttactcagtactttgttaaagcaccattggcagtgattacagcatcgagtcttcttaggcatgatgctacaagctcgtcacacctgtatttggggagtttctcccattcatctctgcagatcctctcaagcgctttcaggttggatggggatcgttgctgcacagctattttcaggtctctccagagatgttcgatcgggttcgagTCCGGACtgtggctgggccacacaaggacattcagagacatgtcccaaagtctttcctgcattgtcttggctgtgtgcttagggttgttgtcctgttggaaggtgaaccttcaccccattctgtggtcctgagcgctatggagcaggttatcatcaagaatctctctgtacattgcttcgttcatctttgtCTCAATCCTGACTATAtatcagtccctgccgctgaaaaacatccacacactatgatgctgccaccaccatgcttcaccttaggggtggtgccaggtttcctccggacgtgacacttggcattcaggccaaagtctttaggtgccttgtggcaaactccaagcaggctgtcatgtgccttttactggggatTGGCTTcgatctgaccactctaccataaaggcctgattggtggagtgctgcagagatggttatccttctggaaggttctgtgttcttggggaccgtcaatattgcagaaatgttttggttttggtactcttcccccagatctgtgcctcgacacaatcctatgccagagctctacagacaattccttcgacctcatggcttggttttgctctgacatgcattgtcaactctgggacctaatatagacaggttTCCAAatcactccaatcaagttgtaggaacatctcgAGGATTATGTtgttaaggctgtaatgtaacaaaatgtgtaaaaagtcaaggggtctgaatactttctgaaggaactgtgtatacatatactgtatatagacactatatataaaaaagtatttggacaccccttcggctacttcagccacacccgttgctgacaggtgtataaaatcgagcacacagccatgcaatctccaaaaacaaacattggcagtagaagggccttactgtacagctcagtgacttttaaagtggcaccgtcataggatgccacctttccaacaagtcagt containing:
- the LOC110530654 gene encoding carbonic anhydrase 4-like; translated protein: MNGLVVINAALFVLTAISAAGGSWCYHDPSCDDTTWSTIASEHCNGSRQSPINIVSASAVGDETLTAFTFTKYGDNYTMNKIKNTGKTVKVKLTSGVQVTGGALSEAYDSLHFHLHWGNGTSVPGSEHTVDGTRYPMELHIVNAKSSHNGNTTMAFTDSTGLAALGFFIEPVPGNVTGSPAAWNTLTSYLANITLKDDIVNITHAISLDELLEGVDRTKYYRYLGSLTTPNCNEAVVWTVFKDPIKVSQDLIDLFSTTLHIDHNSTSDLMTNVFRNKKPVNGRVVTTQGSSSTALPPSGASTTNSSLGLMALAWMLLMV